The sequence CACGGCCGCAGAGGCACCGCCCGCGACCAGCAGCTTGAGCATCTCCATGCGCACCCGTTCGGCCGAGAGGCTGGCAAGTCCCGCGCGTCCCCGGATGCAGGCGAGATAGCCGTCGCGGTCGGGTTCGCCGCCACCGAAGGCGGCGTGAATGCGGAAGAAGCGCAGGATGCGTAAAAAATCCTCGGCGATGCGCTGATTGGGATCGCCGATGAAGCGCACGCGTCGCGCTCTGGCATCGGCGATGCCGCCGACATAATCGTGAACGACACCGCGCATGTCGACCGACAGGCCGTTCATGGTGAAGTCGCGCCGCTCGGCGTCCTTCACCCAATCGCGGCCGAAGGCGACCTTTGCCTTGCGACCAAACGTTTCGGTGTCCTCGCGCAGCGTCGTCACTTCGTACGGCTTGCTGTCGATGACGAGCGTGACGGTGCCGTGATCGATGCCGGTCGGCACGCTCTTGATGCCGGCGGCCTTGGCGCGTCGCATCACCTCGTCCGGCAGCGCCGTGGTCGCGATGTCGATGTCGCCGGGCACGAGACCGAGCAGCGCGTTGCGCACCGCGCCGCCGACCACCCGCGCCTCCTCGCCCTCCGCATTGAGCAATTGCAGGACGCGCGCGGTCCCGCCAGCGATCAGCCAGGGCGCATCGGCGAGTAACGGCTCCGCGCTCATCGTCCAGCCCTTATTTCTGCGGCACGAACTTGCCATTTTCGACATGCGCGGGAACGTAGGTCGAATCCGGCCCGGCGCCATAATGCGCCATGCCGATCATCCCCGCGATCACCAGCACCAGCGCGACCAGAGCGAGGCGCGCGACGATGTAGACCGGCCAGGACGATCGCGCGAACAGGCCGGACCGGCTCGCGGCCAGAAACAGCGCATAGACGGCGAAGGGAATGAGGAAAATTCCGATCTCGGTGAGAATCGGTCGGATCATGATGAATAGATCCGCTCATAAAGCACGCGCAGCATACCGGCCGTCGCCCCCCAGATGTAGCGTTCCGCGAACGGCATCGCGTAGTACGACCGCGCCATGCCGCGGAATTCCTTGCTGTGCACCTGGTGGTTCACCGGGTTCATCAGGAAGGACAGCGGCACCTCGAAGGCGTCGTCAACCTCGGACTGGTTGATCGTGAGTTCGAAGCCCGGCTTGACCCTCGCGACCGTCGGCAGGATGCGGAAGCCGAAGGCCGTGCCGTAGAGATCGAGATAGCCGATCGGCTCGACGAAATTCCTCGACAGCCCGACCTCCTCCTCCGCCTCGCGCAGCGCCGCATCGAGCGGCGAGGAATCGGTCGCGTCGATCTTGCCGCCGGGAAAGGCGATCTGGCCGGCATGGTCGTTGAGATGCGCCGAGCGCTGCGTCAACAGGATGGTCGGCTCCGGATGATCGACCACTGCGATCAGGACCGCTGCGGGGCGCACCGGCTGCTCGCGCGCGATGATCTCGAGCATCTTGTCGGTGCCGGGATCGCCCGACGCGGGAATGATGTTGGGATCGTAGAGGCCGGGCGGCACGTCGAAGCCGAGCCTCGCCTTCGAGCGGGCAAAGAAATCCGCCGCGCCAATCACGGCCGGATCGTTCTTCGGGATAGGCTTGTTCAAAGCGCGGCCCTCACCTGCTCCGCATTGGCCATGGCGAAGAATTCTCCTGATGATTCGACGCCGAACATCGGCTGGCCATCGACCATCCGCTCCTCGCCCATGTCAACCAGATCGTAATAGAGCGCGCGGGTCACCTTGGCCCAGAGGTCGGCGCGGACGTGCAAATACGGCATCAACCCGCCGTCCTTGGCCTCTTCGAAGCGCAACCGGTGCGCGGCATCGCAGGTGACCCAGTCGTCGACATTGGTGCGGAAGCTCAGCACGCGATCGCGGCCCTCGCCGTGACTGAGCATCTCGACGGCCATGAACGGCGCGTCGTCGACGCGAATGCCGACCTTCTCCACCGGCGTCACCAGGAAATGCTTGTCGCCCTCACGCTTGAGGATGGTCGAGAACAGGCGGACCAGCGCATGACGGCCGATTGGTGTCCCCATGTAGAACCAAGTACCATCGGAGGCGATTCGGATATCGAGATCGCCGCAAAACGGCGGATTCCACAGATGCACCGGAGGCAGGTCCTTTTTGGCGCCTTCGGCACTGGCAGCACTTTTGGCGGCGGCAGTCAGCCCGTCGAGACCGCGATCGGCGCTCTGCCCTTGGTTCGCCATGGTTTGCCCTGACTTTGTCATTTGGCACGGATGTTATTTGGCACGATTGGTGCAGGTCTACGTTGTATGTTGGCGCTCGGTTCCACCCCGGATGAGCCCGGTGTGGGAGGTCGCCACTTCGTGATGCCGTACATAACCCGAAGCCGATAAGGTGGGGATAGGTTAATTCAACGAATACATGGCCTTCCTGCAAGTCTAGCATGGGGCCCATGATCTGGCGTGATGACCTGAAGTGA comes from Bradyrhizobium sp. CCGE-LA001 and encodes:
- a CDS encoding CCA tRNA nucleotidyltransferase codes for the protein MSAEPLLADAPWLIAGGTARVLQLLNAEGEEARVVGGAVRNALLGLVPGDIDIATTALPDEVMRRAKAAGIKSVPTGIDHGTVTLVIDSKPYEVTTLREDTETFGRKAKVAFGRDWVKDAERRDFTMNGLSVDMRGVVHDYVGGIADARARRVRFIGDPNQRIAEDFLRILRFFRIHAAFGGGEPDRDGYLACIRGRAGLASLSAERVRMEMLKLLVAGGASAAVLAMAEGGLLQALTGGVVYTGPLSAMIAIERELGLAASSTRRLAALSVAVTEDAKRLTARLRLSNAEIKALDSMGHRWWRLATKDEANARRLLYRLGAEPYHDRVLLGWARAGGDVTSTRWRALAELPQRWTAPKFPLKAADFIARGLAEGPALGHVLTLAEDAWLAADFPLEQAALAAIADQAAARISRDERT
- a CDS encoding DUF6111 family protein; amino-acid sequence: MIRPILTEIGIFLIPFAVYALFLAASRSGLFARSSWPVYIVARLALVALVLVIAGMIGMAHYGAGPDSTYVPAHVENGKFVPQK
- a CDS encoding CoA pyrophosphatase; translation: MNKPIPKNDPAVIGAADFFARSKARLGFDVPPGLYDPNIIPASGDPGTDKMLEIIAREQPVRPAAVLIAVVDHPEPTILLTQRSAHLNDHAGQIAFPGGKIDATDSSPLDAALREAEEEVGLSRNFVEPIGYLDLYGTAFGFRILPTVARVKPGFELTINQSEVDDAFEVPLSFLMNPVNHQVHSKEFRGMARSYYAMPFAERYIWGATAGMLRVLYERIYSS
- a CDS encoding DUF1285 domain-containing protein, with protein sequence MANQGQSADRGLDGLTAAAKSAASAEGAKKDLPPVHLWNPPFCGDLDIRIASDGTWFYMGTPIGRHALVRLFSTILKREGDKHFLVTPVEKVGIRVDDAPFMAVEMLSHGEGRDRVLSFRTNVDDWVTCDAAHRLRFEEAKDGGLMPYLHVRADLWAKVTRALYYDLVDMGEERMVDGQPMFGVESSGEFFAMANAEQVRAAL